The Leopardus geoffroyi isolate Oge1 chromosome C3, O.geoffroyi_Oge1_pat1.0, whole genome shotgun sequence genomic interval cgccccccgGGCCGCGGCCGACGCGCGCCCTCTGCTGGAAGGCGCGGGCGCGGTGGGAACCCCGCCTCGGGCCGGCCCGCCCCGCGCGGGACTGCGGCTGCTGCCCGTGCGCCTGTCCCCGGTGGGCGCGCACTCGCCCCCGGCCCGGGGGGCCCTACCCTGCCTGGCCAGCCCCGAGCTGGCACTGCTGCTGTCCCCGCTCTTTCCCAGAAGCAGCACCTTCCCCGCCgcggcccccccgccccgccaggtGCCCGCCCCCCCGCTGCCACCGCCGCCGCGCCCACCGAAGGCCCCCGGCCGGACCAGGAGCCCGCCGCCTCCGCCCAGGCTACGTAAGACGGACCCGGGCccgcccgccccccgcgcccgcccgcccgcccgccgcggggctgggccctgggcctcGAGGTCCGGGCGTGGGGGGCGCGGGCCGAGGGCGTCCCAGCTAGCGCCGGGCGACGGGCCTCGGGTCACGCCCCCTGCgcaccggggcggggggggggggtgctggccGCGCCTCGCtcggggggtgggagagaggctgGCTCGGGACCCGGTGGGCCCCGCCCGCGCCTCCCAGCCTCCCGATCCCCGGCCGCCCCTCCCGCTGCGTCTCCTCCCACTCCCGGAGGTCggtctgtctgtccgtccattGGCCCAGGCCCCCTCACGTGCTCCCCGGGCTGCTCTCCCTACACGCGTCCGGCCGGCGGGGAGCGCGCAGTCCCGGCCGGGGCCTTCGGGGCGGAGGTGGGCGCGGGTGCGGGCGGCGCGCGCGGgacggggcgggaggggggggggggcgctgcgcCTGGCCCTGCCCCCGGCCCTGCCCCCTTGCGGCCTGCGGGCGACCTGTGCGCCGGCCCGGCGTCCTCGGGTCACCCTCGGGTCACGCCGCCGCGTTCTTCCTTCACCCCAGCCCGGAGCTCCTGGTCGTTCGCCGGCGCCCCCGGGGCCCAGCGACGGTGGATGGCAGAAACCCAGGGTGGGGCCGGCCAGCTGCAGGAGCAGAAGAAAGGTAGGACGCTCGGACTCTTGACCCCGGCTGCCGAGTCGGCTGCGGCTGGTGTGGGCGCCCGGCCCCCGGGGTCACGGTGCGCGAACCGAAGGTCTGCGGGGCCCTCGGGTGAGCGCGGGCACCGACCTCCCTGCCCGGCTCTCGCAGGGCTCCTGATAGCCGTCAGCGCCTCGGTGGATAAGATCATCTCGCATTTTGGGGCCGCCCGGAACTTGGTTCAGAAGGTGAAGGTGTCTGTGGGGGAGGCAGCGGGGGCGAGAGGGGACCCCTGGGGCCCGCACGCGCGGTTGGCAGGGAGGCCGACGTGCCGCGTTGTGCCCGCCCCCAGGCGCAGCTGGGGGACAGCCGGCTGAGCCCGGACGTGGGGCACCTGGTGCTGACCACCCTCTGCCCGGCCCTCCACGCCCTGGTGGCCGACGGGCTGAAGCCTTTCCGGAAGGACCTCATCACCGGGCAGCGCCGGAGCAGCCCCTGGAGCGTGGTGGAGGCGTCGGTGAAGCCAGGTGGGGCGGGcccgcgcggggcggggcgggggcgcgcgcAGGCCTGGGCCCGGCTGATAACGCGGCGTCCGCAGGCTCCGGCACCCGCTCGCTGGGGACCCTGTACAGCCAGGTCAGCCGTCTGGCCCCGCTGAGCAGCAGCCGCAGCCGCTTCCACGCCTTCATCCTGGGCCTCCTCAAGTGAGTGGCCCTGTTTCCTGGCGCTCCTCCCAGCCCCGGGGACCTCGCGGGTGCACTGGTTCCCAGAGAGGGCTGTCGCCTCTGCGAAGCTCATCTCTCATCCCGAACTCCGTTTTTCCTGCCACCCCCAGCACGAAGCAGTTGGAGCTGTGGttttccagcctccaggaagACGCAGGTCAGACCCTGAGCCTCAGGGAGAGGGGGGCGGGCACCTCTCCTGTCGGTCCCACTGACGTCAGAGTGACTTTGGCCCCAGGCACGACTTTGATTACCCCGCCGCCTCAGGCTTTCAGTGCTTCCCGTTGCCCATAACAGGAGAGACCCAAGTCCTCACCGACACCTCCAGAAGCTTGGTTATCAggcctctgccttcttccccGGCCTCCAGGTCTGGGGCTCTCCCCAGGCCCCGGGGCAGTCTTCTTCCCCATCCTTCCTGCCCCACGGCCCTCCTTGGGTCGTCTTTACCCCAGGAGGCCTGTTCACCTTCATCCCTCGCGTCCTCCTTCCCTGAGGCTCCGGATTGCTCCCTCGGCCTTCAAGGCCCCCTTTCCTCGTGCGAGTTATGTGCCACCCTTGTTCAGCGGGCCCTGGTTCCGCTGGGGCAGGGGCGCGTGGGCTCTGCGCCGCCAGCGTGGACGGAGGCCGGACCGGGGCCCGACGGCAGCCTGCACGTCCCCAGGCCTGCTGTCCCTCCTGTATCTGCCCACCGGCTTCTTCTCCTTGGCCCGCGGCGGCTGCCCCGCGCTGACCACCgagctgctcctgctgctgcagCCGCTGTCCGTGCTCACTTTCCACCTGGATCTGCTCTTCgaacaccaccaccacctgccCCTGGGCCCGcctcccgccgcccccgccccgggctcgCCTCCGGCCCTGCAGCACACCGTGCGGGCCGTGCTGCACTGGGGGGGGCGGCTGGCCCAGAGCCTTCGGGGGGCTTCCGGGGAGACGCCTCCAGGCCCTTCAGCTCCCGCGAGCCCCCCCGCACCCGGCGGCTGGTGGGAGCAGCTGACCCAGGCCTCCCGGGTCTACGCGTCCGGGAGCGGCGAGGGCTTCCCTCTCCCCCGGTGGAGGTCCTGGCGTCCCTCCGGCACTGCCGAAGGAGCCCAGGACGGGCCCCTGCCCGCGGAGGAAGCGGCACCAGGCAGAGGCGTATGGCTGGGGAGACTGTTTGGGGTGCCGGGGGGCGTCACAGAAGCCGACGGTGGAGCCTTGAAGTCCAGGTAATGGGGTAGCCGGGCCCCTCCAGGACTCTGGCCCCTTCTCAGAGCCCCCAGTCATCCCAGTTGGAACCTATAGAGACCGTTTGCACCAGAGGTTGGCCGGCTTGTTTCCCTAGGGCCCGAGCCGCACGTGGTTCCCGTTAGGCCCGCCCTGCAAGCCCCGTGCTCTTGCCCTGGGGTTTGGCCACGGTGGCCTCGGCCTGTCCAGTGAGCCTCGGGGCCTCCCTGAGCCCGCTGCTCCCAGAGGCCCCTTCCGGGGCGTCGGTGACCTTGgtgggcgcccccccccccatcaccgtGAGGGTGCCTGTGTCCCGCAGCTGCCTCCGTGCTCCCAGCAGTGACCCGTCCCTGACCTCTTTTGAGTCAGGCGCCCCCCCacgtcctccctcctcccaaaccCCGGGTTCTTGGGTTCTTTTTCTGGATGCCCGGTGACCCCTGTGACCCTGTGTCCTTCGTCCAGGAGACCGTCCAGCTGGCTGCCGCCGACAGTGAGCGTGTTGGCTCTGGTGAGGCGGGCGC includes:
- the RUSC1 gene encoding AP-4 complex accessory subunit RUSC1 isoform X3 encodes the protein MAETQGGAGQLQEQKKGLLIAVSASVDKIISHFGAARNLVQKAQLGDSRLSPDVGHLVLTTLCPALHALVADGLKPFRKDLITGQRRSSPWSVVEASVKPGSGTRSLGTLYSQVSRLAPLSSSRSRFHAFILGLLNTKQLELWFSSLQEDAGLLSLLYLPTGFFSLARGGCPALTTELLLLLQPLSVLTFHLDLLFEHHHHLPLGPPPAAPAPGSPPALQHTVRAVLHWGGRLAQSLRGASGETPPGPSAPASPPAPGGWWEQLTQASRVYASGSGEGFPLPRWRSWRPSGTAEGAQDGPLPAEEAAPGRGVWLGRLFGVPGGVTEADGGALKSRRPSSWLPPTVSVLALVRRAPPPETLSSPEEPEAAAPSAPQTHRAVRALCDHTAAGPGQLSFRRGEVLRVLGTVDEDWLRCGRDGAEGLVPVGYTSLVL